The following nucleotide sequence is from Megalops cyprinoides isolate fMegCyp1 chromosome 6, fMegCyp1.pri, whole genome shotgun sequence.
GGCCCACGCCTTGCACAACATGAGGCAGGCCGTGTGCCCCAACTCCACCAAGGTGTGCGACGCCATGAAGCCGGGCAACGGGAGGAAGCTCTACAGGGACTTCATCCTGAAAACCAAGTTTGAcggtgagcgtgtgtgtgcatatgggaGTCTTATATTGTCAACCACAAATGTTAACCCACAGGTTTGCTGTTTGTGTAACAGGATTTCaccaaaaataatgtaaaaaattaatgTCAGGTACAAAAAGAATATACagtttttttggacattctGCTATAATTTCTAACCCCTAAGACACAAGTCTATGCATCAGGTATAACTACTGCTGAGAGCCTGCAGTGGAAGGTTAAAGGTTTCTGTCTTGGAATAGAAGGACAGCtctaaacattaaatgaaaaggaaaagataaaATCATGCTCACATAATGATCAACACAGGGCTGCTTGTTCTTTGCTTCTTTGCCATTGTGACGTAACTGTAATATGCAATTTATTGAAGCTGAAATAAATTACTTAGCAGGAGGGCAAAATTTAATGGTTGACTTCATTAAATGATGCCCATATATAATAATATCcataacaatataaaaaaaaaatttttggtTAAGGATATTTCCACATAGCTCAATAAGAGATTGTGATGATTCAATTTGCTAAGATAAAACATTAATTATCAGCTTCACGCTCAGTAACGTGTTTTGTCACACTCTTTCCTGACGGTGGAAAATTATTGAGCCTGCACtatgaataacaaaataacaaacctCATGAGTCATTTTGTCAAGTGAAAATGCATTGTGACAGTCTGAGCTAGATTATTCAAGGGAAATAGCTTAAGCCTGTGCTTCTCTAGCTATGGAGTCTAGATGTAAATGAGAGTAACATGCTCTCCCGAAATGCTCCGTGATCATTGGCTTTTGTTATATCTGAAAAGGCTGAACAGGCACCTGCAGGAGGAGTCTTACGGCCTCAGCTCAGAAGAGAGTCAGACATCTTTACACATGACTGAGGCTGGCTGGTAGACCTAGAGAATGGCGATGTCCAGGCAATATTTAACGCTCATGGATTGTTAAAGGAGCCAGTCCCCATATGGGACCTCTTCAGCCGCAAGACCACCAGAGCAGACCTAACCAAAGAAATCCCTGATCTCTTTCAAATGGAGATCCTTTCATTTGAGCAAATTACCTTCAGTCCCTTTCTTAATCCCCTCCTCTGTCAGCTGAAAAAGAAACGAGCAGAGATAGGCTTTGaactcacagaaacataaatTGTAAGGAccatttatgaatttgtgtgcatatgttcaAATTTAAGTGTTTCTTTTCTGGTCTGTTTCTGACATAGAAAAGatcagtgtctgtttttttcattcaggcACGGAGAGAGACATGAGTGCATCAGTGGAAACAGAGACTTTAGTTGACCCTCTGGCTACAATTatgtaaatgcattgtttgCACCTGTGTCCTGCACATCATCAGGTGCTCTTCCAAAAACCCAGTGTGAAAGAAATACGATACCAGAGGAGACATACCGTACTATGAGCCAAAGTGATGGAGCAGACATATGCTGATCTAATTTATGTCATATTAACACTGCAAATTCTGAGGTGGCAAACATGAAACAGTGCACAATtagcaatttaaaaaacacaaacaaacacaaactaaaaacaaTAGAGTAAATATGACAGATTCAGTCTGGGATGGGTAAAAGGCTAAGAACAATATACAAAGTGGGGTCCCAGGAGGTAAAATACGTTGTTTGCAGACTTCCACTTCACATGAAATCATACGCTGTTAGCGGCAGCAGTGGAGTGTAATGATAAGCATTAGTGGTCATCACTCAAAAAGCTGTTGGTTCGATTCACTGGTGGGGCATTGCTATACCAATGAGTAACATATTTGACCCAAATTGTTTCACTGAATATCCACATGGATGAAATGCAAGCTGTGCAAGGCCCACTGCAATACAAATAATGTGATGTGACTTTTAACAGGCTATTACAGCACAGTTGCTTATTTGAAACAAGTTTATATCTGATAAATGGATTTATATCTCCGTGCTTCCATTCCCTTCAGCCCCATTCCGCCCTGCTGATACAGACAACGCTGTCCACTTCGATGCTTACGGAGACAGCCTGGGTCGCTACAACATCTTCCACTACCACAAGGAGGATGGCAGGTACCACTACAAGAAAGTGGGGTACTGGGCACAGAGCCTAATCCTGAACACCACCCTCATCCCCTGGGACAGCCAGGTGCCGCCCACCTCGCAGTGCAGCGACCCCTGCAGGAAGAACGAGATAAAGAGCATGCAGCCAGGGGACGTGTGCTGCTGGATCTGCATCCCCTGCCAGCCCTACCAGTACCTACTGGATCAGTTCACCTGCATGGACTGCGGCTTCGGACAGTGGCCCCTGGAGAACCTGAGCGGCTGCTACGACCTGCCGGAGGAGTACATCCACTGGGAGGACGCCTGGGCCATCGGGCCCGTCACCATCTCCTGCCTGGGCATGCTGTGCACCCTCTTCGTGATCGGCCTGTTCCTCAAGAACAACGACACACCGGTGGTGAAGGCCAGCGGGCGCGAGCTCTCCTACATCCTGCTGCTGGGCGTGCTGATGTGCTACAGCATGACCTTCATCTACATCGCCAAGCCGTCGGCCGTCGTCTGCACCCTGCGCCGCCTGGGCCTGGGGACCTCCTTCGCCGTCTGCTACTCGGCCCTGCTGACCAAGACCAACCGCATCGCGCGCATCTTCAACGGCGTGAAGGACGGCGCCCAGCGGCCGCGCTTCATCAGCCCCACCTCGCAGGTGGTCATCTGCATGGCGCTCATCTCCTGCcagctggtggtggtggtggtgtggctGCTGGTGGAGACGCCGGGCGTGCGCAAAGAGGTGAGCCCCGAGCGGCGCGACGTGGTCACCCTCAAGTGCAACAGCAAGGACTCCAGCATGCTGGTGTCACTCACCTACAACTGCGTCCTCATCGTCCTCTGCACCGTCTACGCCTTCAAGACCAGGAAGTGCCCCGAGAACTTCAACGAGGCCAAGTTCATCGGCTTCACCATGTACACCACCTGCATCATCTGGCTGGCCTTCCAGCCCATCTTCTATGTCACGGCCAGCGACTACAGGGTGAGTGATTTCCTGTCACTTGGCTGCAGTGTTCATTGTAGAGGTCAGAATTTAATCACAGCTGCTGAGCATGAAATGTAAGCTAGTTAAGGGGGTCTACCCTAAGACTAAAGCATAAAGAGTTAAGGAAAAAGCTAAGTCAGGAACACTGGTGATGCTTCTTTTTGCAATTGACATAAACAGATGTATGAAGGGTCAGGTCAGGGCTTGTAAATCTTGTGACTGCAgggtttttttaatctttttgaGTCTATAAGAAATAGAACTACAGATATTTGTACATCCAAAGCAAACTGAATTGTGGTGCCTGGGAGTACAGCAATATTATAAATTTGAAAAGAACATTCCCTGACATCGAGACTTGCAAGAGCAGTCTATAATAGATGACAAATGATTGCAGTTTTTCACCAATCTCTTTGTGAtgttattcttgttttttttttttactgtagaaTGTCCTGTTCATTGAGTTATTTAAACTTATTTCAATTTCTAAAGAGGAGTGAATGTTGTCTGGAACCATGTCTAGAATCACTAATGAAGCAGAATTTCTTTTAGATAGGGGAGGAATTTCTAAATGGCTGTGTTCTGAAGTTATGATGATATAATGacataatgacaaaatgacaagtTAACTATGCTAAAATTCATGGTTTGAACAAAATTTTGTCCTACTAACCTCAACTTATTAAGttcagttatatattttttgtgacatcacaattgATTGATTAGCTGCTTAATTGCTTTGCAGTCCATCGTCATAGAAATCATCATTCTATTGCCACATAAACCCAATTcagaaaatgtttgttaaatTGAGTCTTCCAGTAGTACCTGAGGATTTAGATGACAAAGATAAAAACCCTTTTGATCTCCTTTCTTTAAGTATGTTTAAAGGAGCAGACCTTCTTTTAACGTGGTTAAGAAAATGTGTTCGCATAGAGGAACAAAGGGATTGGCCAGATCATATCGAGGCAAGCGACTGGATAAAATGTGCCTTTTATCTGTACAAAGTCAGGTGGATAATGACAGGTTGTCCTTGAAATCAGGTACTAGGTGACAGTTTTCTTAGAATGATCATTGGTAAACACAATTTTTCATGACAATAACATCTACAGGGCACACTCCAAATCTTCAAGTGTTTCTATTTCTGTTGTACAGTAATTTTGTTTACATCAAAGAATACCATGTGTCGGATTAGTCTAATTTTCAAAACTGGCAAGTGAGAATATCACGGTAGTCTATGCTTTGAAGGACATCATTCAAAACTTAAGTCGAGTAAATGTGTTCATGCTCTGAGGAGCGAGGATAGTTTTAATTGTGAGGCTTTGCTGTTAGTATGCAGTTATGCTGTAAAATTCCAGGAGGTCAGTGCTGGGATCACAGGGGAACGTGTCTGGGATGATGGGAGTCTGAGGGAGAGAATTCTAATCAGGTCAGCGTGAGAGAAACACAGTGTGGCTCCGTTAGGTAGGATCACGTACCTCGTCAATGCAGGAAATTTGCCTCTTTTAACAAATATGTTAGCAAATCTTTCATAATTTTACAGTATACTATGACATGCCAAACTAATGATgcttattcaaataaaaattctaAGTTAAAGGTGTTCAAATGAAGTCCAAAGGACTCCAAAAGCCACTGCAAAATCATGGCAGGTAAGCATAATAAATAAGAGAATGTGCTTAAGAATGGAATTTAGTTGTCAGGAGTGCTCATATAATGGTACTTAACAGCAACATTTTGTGAAGTATACAAAAATTCTGAGGGCACTCACAACATACCCTTCTTCAGGATGTCATATTTAGAAAATAAGCTCATTATTGAgaaatttctcatttaaatgtgatgGCAAAATCgaccaaaaaaaatcaaacattttaattttgaaactGTTGCAAAACATCCACACTTTCATTTTGGGACTGCTGCAGAGCTACAAGATTCGAAAATCTGAACAATAAGCTGAAAAGCTAAAATGACTTTATGATGTGGAACAAGACACTGAGGtaaacatacttttaaaaaagacaaaaaaacccacaaaggAACAAAGAAATGTTACTTTCATGGATTTAATATCCTGTGCAAAATCATACATACAATTTTAATTGTCTGCAATATTTTCGACCTCAGCGTCAGGTACTGCACAGCAACGTGTTGGCAGTttgtcaatcagtcaatcaataaGAACATTAATTTGACCGTCAGTCAGTAAAGGTGATGGTGAAGCCCATAAGGGATCTCTATGACTCATTATAGACAGGCATTCTGCAGAATGGGGCGTGAGGAGGCTGTCCCAAGGGGGAGTCTGTTCCGTGACAGAGAGGGGCGCTCAGTGAGCCAGCGTGGATACTGAGGGCGGGGTTGGTtctggaggggggtgggagggggacaGCCTGTccctgtgtgtagctgtgtggaaTGGAGTGTAAAAACGAGGCTGGAATCCCAGCTGTGTCCCCTCAGAAGGACCAGGGAAGGAAGGAAACCAAAACGGAAGGGCAACAGAAAAAGCCCCCTGACTGGCGGTCCAGCTTCTTCTAATAGGTTAGGTATCACTGCACTTCAactgacattttatgttttatgcattatGTGGCTGGGCAGCAGATGAGATAGAACAACAAACAGGTTTATTTATTATAACACAGCAAACGCTTCATGTAaccttcagccccccccccagccccctcccatTGTCTGTTGTTGTTCAACATCATGAAATAGTTTCTTCATTTATTGTTTGAAGGTGTAGATTTGTCTATGACAATGTTCAGGCGACATTTTTTCTATTCGCTTCACACTTTAACAGctgcagtaaaatgtgtttttgtaatctTTGCAGTGAGAACAATGTTCACAGGGATTTCTCTTTATCAGACACCCCTTAGCTTGCTGAATTCTGTTATATGAGTTTACCTcactccccctttcccccagaGTCTGTGCAATATTCCTCTCATCTCCAGACATTTCATTAGGACTCCTGATTTCTGTACATAGCACTCAATGGTGGTATGGCTATCAGAGCTCTCAAAGGCAagctgaataattcagcagAATTTGCCATGTAGTTCATGTGCCATGCATTTCCAATTTGCCGACAGATTATTAAAAATCTGTCAAAGTAAACATAGATGGAATAATCATGGatttcacataaaatattaaacatattttctcCCCCCCTAATGATTAGAAATGTTTATCATTTCATCTGAACACTGCTAGAGAGAATGATGAAATGGCAGGACTATGCAATAAGCACTAGAGTATTAATAACAGCAGTATCACAGGGCTCAGGTTCCACATATTACGAGAACTTTAGATGAATGTCCTCAGATATGAAACTGTGCCATCATGCTGAATTGCAATGAATCAGATATTTTACAAGCTGAAATGACATCAAATATAGTGTTCTGTAATCTGTATAGTCCCCCttggtttgatttgttttactCCATGGTGACTATATATCATCATTACATCAGGTGCTGTTATCtataacaaaaaagcaagaataaTGGTATACACAGAACAAATGCTGTTTATGTTGTCTCCTGAAGCTGCAGCATTCTCTGATATGTTCTCAATCACATATCCTCCCAAAACCATGCTGGCACCATACAAACCCACTAACCCATTCTGCTGTAGTAGTATTCTTAGGAATATTTGCCAGAGGCAACGTACATGAGCATCAGAGAAGAACAAAAACTATGTTTAAAGTGAAGAAATGACTGAATACGGGCATAAATCAGCAATGGTGAAGCAAGCACATGCTTCTATCAAAGGTTGCAGCAGAAATCAATTTCAGCAGTAAAGATCCACATTCCGAAGGTTGAGGAAAAGAAGAGGTAGTATGGCTACAGAAACACCAGAACATTGTTCTGGTCTGTCTGAGAGGTAGTGGAACTTGTATGTAAAATTGATTGATTTCCTGCTTCTTCTCAAAATTGGTTTCTAAATCCTGAGCATTACTGAGCGCATGTGGAAACCAGCAATCATACTACCATATACTCACAGCGGTTTCAACTTATAGCATGTCATCTTTCTAGGAGGTGCTGATACAAAAGAGTAACAATACCCACCAGTAACTAGGCACAGATGTGTTACTTTCCTCTGCATTGTAAGACAGCCAGTCAGAACCAAACAAATGAGGGAAGTGGgggctgttgaaggcagatgcatTGAGAATGTTTATttgagcaacagtcccttatCTGGTGTGCTACAGTCCATATATATGTTGTCAGGCATCTCCTGTTCCCACCTTACAGCATATAGGGCACACCCGTTTATGAGTCATCCAGGTGAGTCACATAGAGCGGCTGGACCAAAGAGTTTTCATCACACCCAAATAGGAAAGCAACAAACCCCTTTTTAGATGGAATAAAACCTGTAGACCATGAGGGAGGTTCCTCTGGGGACACTAATGCTCTTGAGCTTGCCTTGATGCTtacgctcactctctctcccattgTGTCCACAGGTGCAGACCACCACCATGTGTATCTCTGTCAGTCTGAGTGGCTCTGTGGTCCTGGGCTGCCTCTTTGCCCCCAAAATCCACATCATCCTGTTCCAGCCCCAGAAGAACGTGACCACGCTCAGGGTCGCCACCACCCGCTTCAGCGTGACGACAGGCCCCGGGTCCAGCTTCTCTCAGGGTATTACCAACCGTTACCAATtccgtcatcatcatcatcatcatcatcatcatcatcatcatcaccatcactacACAATTTCATATAACTGTTTTAATTCATGTCAGTTGCCCTTCTTCTAGGATAAAGAAGTAGTGTTACACCACTAATGAAGAATTCAAACTCACAACCAAGTTGTAGAACTGTAACCTCAGTTTCACATTGCAGTCAAATTGCATTCACCCTTTTAACAAACTACCCCCATTTCTGGTGTAATGCACACTAGTTCTTTACACCTGCTCCTGGTGTGAAAGCAATATTCCTAACAAAGCATTCATAAAAAGGAGTGTTAACAGCTGCAGCTAGTCTTGCCAGGAAGGCCCCATATAGTTTTAATGTTCCACAATTACAGTACAGTTACACAGAGTACtgttaaaatgtctttaagTGGGTAAGTGTGcaatttgatctttttttttgaagcttAAAGCACCTAGAGGTCAGTGCCACTATGACTGAGCATCACTTCCTGCTTGTGCCTTGCAGTAACGTTGCCCTGTAGAGCGTTATCGTGTTAGACAGGACCCACTGCTGCGCCTCGCAGACATATGAGCACTGCTGCATAAAAAGTGCATAATGTATCGTCAGACTCCAAATTACTTTTCAGTTGTCCGTGTGCCTTGGAGGCTAATAGAAAGTGaagttttatttacattagattttctcatttagcagacgctccttATCCATCCAGTGActtacaaagaaagaaaacaaagtacaTCTCATGAAGTTATTGCTTTTGGGCAGGTGGAGGGGAAGGTTGTGATacaaatagtaataataaaccCAAGAACGCTGATGCTCTGTTCCGCCCCTGAAATGTTGAACCACTAGTTCCACCACCAGAGcttgtaattttaatttagaCAGTGACTGAGtcagacaaagacagaagaGACATTGTGGtcattgtacattgtacttAGTGTGTTTCTCATTGAAAGTTGTCTAATTGTTTAAGCTGTGTCTCCTCATTTGATGGcttgttattaatttatttgaatatcaGTTGGTAGTGTAGCGGACAGACAAGAAAGGTGGAATGGaggatagaaaaaaaacaggagctgAGTATGTGGTCTTAATAGATAGAATATCTATAGTATTTGGTGGTGGTTTCCATGGAAACGTAATGGAACTATGAGTGTTGCGTTTCCATTTTTACACAACGTATATTATCCTGACACAGAAGTATCCAAAGTGTTCAAAGAGAAGGGCAACAATTCCAATCCATACATTCTGTTATAACCAGATATTCATATCCTCCTTCCATCTTGGAGGTTCCTGTTGGTAACATGAGCTTGTGATGCTTTCTGCATTTGTATGCTGACTATAGATGGTCGTTCTGGACCTCATACCTTTGAGAATGTTCATAATGTGCCAACATATTAGAATACTAATAACTttaacaatggcagagacaaaaTTTTCAATGTGATGCACGCCTAGCCGACTATCCATTTCATGTATATTGCATCTGTGCCTAAACCCAGCCCTAACAGCACAATTTCCTTGAGTGATCATATATTCAAAGTGCTCTGGAATTAAAACTGGGTTGTTTTCTTCCAGCTTCAGCGTCTAACTTTGTGCCGACGGTGTGCAATGGCAGAGAGGTGGTGGACTCCACAACATCCTCACTGTGAAGGCTAAATTCATGTCCTTCGGCCCAATGCAGTATAGTTATAATCACTAGTCGAGAATACAGTGTTGCAAATATGGGAATGGTCACTGCAAATTGTTCTGATTTTGTTGTTCTCAACGTGCTGTGAGTACAATGTCccaattctgttttttctctctgactaGTAGCtatgataaaagaaaaaaacattgaaattcaGTATACCCCTTTTCAATaaaaggtatttttttctttgagacaTGAAGTAAATGATAGTAAATCTGTTAAATGTACAATATAACAACTGTTTTTAACGTAGATTTTGGTGAACCAGTTTGTGCTTTcttgtaatttatgtaaataaaaaaggtgttttttattaatattaaaattccAGATGCCTTGAATTGTGTCATTAAGGTATATTTTGAAGAGGGTTTTGGACACTTAACaccattttatttcaagtaGAGAGTAAATGACTTTCAGATAAAAAGGTAAATTCAAAGCATTTGGCCCTCAGAGAAAttgcctttgtgtgtgagtgtagacTCATTTTCTGAAAACGGTTTCTCACATAAGTACTTCAAAAAGTGTCATCGTGAAATTTACAACCAGGGCTTTTCAGCTGGACATGAATGCCATGGGAttcaacagacagaaaaacccTTTAAACCCTTTAAATAGTTGCACTCCTGATTTTGCAAATCTAGCTAAAGTACTATGCTCTAGCATACAACATCAGTGTAGTGTAGAGGACCCAAAGCTGTAAACACTTGCTTACAAACCTAGGTGATATTCACTGACTGCTTCGgtacctaaccctaacccttaccctaaccaCAAATTGGAGCAATAGCATCCAGCTACCACCTTAGGCCACCAGCTTTCACGTGCACCAGTAGACAAGGCATCTGTCAAAGCCTCCATTTACTTACATAAAATCTGCAGAAACACAAGATGTTCAAAGGTCCTTGGATTCTTACTGAAATCTCAGGAGAATTTTCCATTGTCATAGCCAAccagctttaaaaacaaataccaagaaacactgaaaaaaaacacacatccagGAATAAAAATCCTGAAATGTGAGAGGAGCTACAAGAGGAATAACAAGCTTCAAGAAAGACATAAAACAATGTTgctggaaataaaaatattttaatcaacaAAAAGTATAAATTTAGCATGTGATGCTGCAGAATGGAATTTACAAAACTGCACACGGGCCAGACTTCACCAAGGTACACTACTGGCCGTTTGTGGCTTCCTGTTCTGAAGTCTGTCTCTTTAGGGGAATGATGCAAAGGCCATTCTTAGCTTCTTTGATCCTCCACCATCTGCCGAGCCTATCAATCAAACACAACTGTCAGTTCATGGGCATAAAAAAAAGTggttgttacattatttattcgGTTAGCAGACACCACTATCCAAGGCAATGTGCACAGACTACAGTTATACATTTTAACCACTTACATACatctggacatttactgaaacattCTATGCCCTATAAAGGGTATTAAAGCAATGGCCCTCTTAGGGTTCAAACCTATAACCTTCTGCTCCATACAAGCCTGTTGCTTAATGTCCCTATTCCCTCACTCATATTCCAATCTGCCACTACTTGTGGAGGCACACGTTCAAAGAGACAGCAAGTGAGCACCAAGAAAACAGGAGTCTAGAATATCAGCAGGGATTTCACCTCACCTCTTAGCAAAGTGCTGCACATCAAGAGAGATGCGATGTAACAGCTCCATCTAGTGTTCTATTATGAAACCCACAGAAACAGCGATACTAAAGGATTCTCAATTGTAGACCATAATTGAAAAGGTAAGGGGATTGAAGAATTACTTTGCAAGTAGAGAATATTTTTACGAGTTACAATGGCTGGTCTGACACATGTCAGAATGATAAGTGTAGGTGTGGTGAAATGGTAAACACAAGGCCTTTATTAATTTTATACATGTACATCTCCTCAAAAGTGCACCTTTcagcttccccccccccccccccccctctgcactttttaaaatcttttcaaCTTCTTTTGGTACCATTTTCCCCTAGGAAAAAATCATCAAGGTTAAGAAAAGAAGTTCTGATTTACTGCACTATCCTCTCATAATGACAGCTTTCTGTTCAACAAACGTTCACAGGAAGGCCTCCAATAAAGCCGGAATTGCCAACTATCTGAGAATTACTAATGCAGCACAAACGCTGCCAATGTCAACTACAACAATGCGCTTCACTACACTCCCGCCCTTCACTGCGCCGCTCAGAGGAACGGCACTTCAGAATCTGCTTCACAAGACTTCACTCCAGAAAGACATTTCCACTTCAAAGGACAGCCTCACGATAAAGGTTTTAGtctgtggcagaaaaaaaaaaaacctaagaTGCAATTCTGCCCCAGTGATCATTCACACTACATGCCTCAACAGGCCTCAGATATGGCCTTCATAAAGGAAGTGTTTATTTGTATCTCTTCACTTCCTAAGAACCAATTAGTTTCTGTCCAGTAACCTGACTCTTTCCGATATCTTAAGGGTGCCAGTATGTGCAGTTTCTGGCATTC
It contains:
- the grm2a gene encoding glutamate receptor, metabotropic 2a, which produces MAAVRSWFRPGAVPWRPHRLFPLLLTLALVPEALPTSSYNTGAKREITVEGDLVIGGLFPVHHKGEGMEDCGVINEQRGIQRLEAMLLALDEINRDQRILPGLRLGAHILDTCSKDTYALEQSLEFVRASLTKVDETEYICPDGSYALHDDFPLAISGVIGGSYSDVSIQVANLLRLFQIPQISYASTSAKLSDKTRYDYFARTVPPDFYQAKAMAEILRYFNWTYVSTVASEGDYGETGIDAFQQEARARQICIATSAKVSRSMSRLSYEAVIRSLLQKSNARVVILFTRSEDARELLVAAARMNVSFIWVASDGWGAQESVVRGSELVADGAFTIELASYPIKEFEEYFTQLDPYNNTRNPWFREFWERRFQCSLHDLSCGRHSLRDGIFEQESKIMFVVNAVYAMAHALHNMRQAVCPNSTKVCDAMKPGNGRKLYRDFILKTKFDAPFRPADTDNAVHFDAYGDSLGRYNIFHYHKEDGRYHYKKVGYWAQSLILNTTLIPWDSQVPPTSQCSDPCRKNEIKSMQPGDVCCWICIPCQPYQYLLDQFTCMDCGFGQWPLENLSGCYDLPEEYIHWEDAWAIGPVTISCLGMLCTLFVIGLFLKNNDTPVVKASGRELSYILLLGVLMCYSMTFIYIAKPSAVVCTLRRLGLGTSFAVCYSALLTKTNRIARIFNGVKDGAQRPRFISPTSQVVICMALISCQLVVVVVWLLVETPGVRKEVSPERRDVVTLKCNSKDSSMLVSLTYNCVLIVLCTVYAFKTRKCPENFNEAKFIGFTMYTTCIIWLAFQPIFYVTASDYRVQTTTMCISVSLSGSVVLGCLFAPKIHIILFQPQKNVTTLRVATTRFSVTTGPGSSFSQASASNFVPTVCNGREVVDSTTSSL